From Proteus vulgaris:
GGGCCCGCACAAGCGGTGGAGCATGTGGTTTAATTCGATGCAACGCGAAGAACCTTACCTACTCTTGACATCCAGAGAATCCTTTAGAGATAGAGGAGTGCCTTCGGGAACTCTGAGACAGGTGCTGCATGGCTGTCGTCAGCTCGTGTTGTGAAATGTTGGGTTAAGTCCCGCAACGAGCGCAACCCTTATCCTTTGTTGCCAGCGCGTGATGGCGGGAACTCAAAGGAGACTGCCGGTGATAAACCGGAGGAAGGTGGGGATGACGTCAAGTCATCATGGCCCTTACGAGTAGGGCTACACACGTGCTACAATGGCAGATACAAAGAGAAGCGACCTCGCGAGAGCAAGCGGAACTCATAAAGTCTGTCGTAGTCCGGATTGGAGTCTGCAACTCGACTCCATGAAGTCGGAATCGCTAGTAATCGTAGATCAGAATGCTACGGTGAATACGTTCCCGGGCCTTGTACACACCGCCCGTCACACCATGGGAGTGGGTTGCAAAAGAAGTAGGTAGCTTAACCTTCGGGAGGGCGCTTACCACTTTGTGATTCATGACTGGGGTGAAGTCGTAACAAGGTAACCGTAGGGGAACCTGCGGTTGGATCACCTCCTTACCTAAGAGATACGTGTTATGTGTAGTGCTCACACAGATTGTCTGATGAAGAACGAGCAAAAGCGCGTCTGCGAAGCTGACTGAAGTCCCCTTCGTCTAGAGGCCTAGGACACCGCCCTTTCACGGCGGTAACAGGGGTTCGAATCCCCTAGGGGACGCCAATTGCGCGGTATGAGTGAAAGGCGTACCACACTATGTCTGATGAAAATCAGAGAATAGTTAAGATAATTTTAGCAAGTTATTTTAACTATTATGCTCTTTAACAATCTGGAACAAGCTGAAAAATTGAAAACAAATCAATATATCACCGAGGTATATTGATGAGTCTCTCAAAATCTCAAACTTTGAATGTGTTTTTCGACATCGAAGTGGGATGAGCGAGCAATTTACAGTTCGAGGCGGCCAGCGCACAGCCAGCGCAACATACATGAGTATGTGAGCATGGCGAGCACTGCCCAACGACGAAATGTAATCTGCACAGCCATCACCACCCAGACGTCTTCAAGAAGAAACACCTTCGGGTTGTGAGGTTAAGCGAATAAGCGTACACGGTGGATGCCTAGGCAATCAGAGGCGATGAAGGACGTGCTAATCTGCGATAAGCGTCGGTAAGGTGATATGAACCGTTATAACCGACGATTTCCGAATGGGGAAACCCAATATCCAATGGATATTATCATGACGTGAATACATAGCGTCATGAAGCGAACCGGGAGAACTGAAACATCTCAGTACCCCGAGGAAAAGAAATCAACCGAGATTCCCCTAGTAGCGGCGAGCGAACGGGGAACAGCCCAGAGTCTTAATCAATAGCAGCATCAGGAGAACGGTCTGGAAAGTCCGGCAGTAAAGGGTGATAGCCCCGTATCTGAAGATGCTGTTATTGTGAACTCGACGAGTAGGGCGGGACACGTGTTATCCTGTCTGAATATGGGGGGACCATCCTCCAAGGCTAAATACTCCTGATTGACCGATAGTGAACCAGTACCGTGAGGGAAAGGCGAAAAGAACCCCGGCGAGGGGAGTGAAAAAGAACCTGAAACCGTGTACGTACAAGCAGTAGGAGCCCCATCACTCAAGTGCCTTGCACTGAGTGATTGGACAAACCACTCGAAAACAGCGAAGCGTTTACCTACAAAATGGGTTGATTATTTCAAGCCGTCGCGCAGTGTACATAGAAGTACACGAGCAACGGAAGTTAAAAAATCGAGCCAGTTTGACAGTAAAAGCAAGCGGGACATTTGAGGATGGGGTGACTGCGTACCTTTTGTATAATGGGTCAGCGACTTATATTCTGTAGCAAGGTTAACCGTATAGGGGAGCCGTAGGGAAACCGAGTCTTAACTGGGCGAATGAGTTGCAGGGTATAGACCCGAAACCCGGTGATCTATCCATGGGCAGGTTGAAGGTTGGGTAACACTAACTGGAGGACCGAACCGACTAATGTTGAAAAATTAGCGGATGACTTGTGGATGGGGGTGAAAGGCCAATCAAACCGGGAGATAGCTGGTTCTCCCCGAAAGCTATTTAGGTAGCGCCTCGTGAACTCATCTTCGGGGGTAGAGCACTGTTTCGACTAGGGGGTCATCCCGACTTACCAACTCGATGCAAACTGCGAATACCGAAGAATGTTATCACGGGAGACACACGGCGGGTGCTAACGTCCGTCGTGAAGAGGGAAACAACCCAGACCGCCAGCTAAGGTCCCAAAGTCATGGTTAAGTGGGAAACGAAGTGGGAAGGCTCAGACAGCCAGGATGTTGGCTTAGAAGCAGCCATCATTTAAAGAAAGCGTAATAGCTCACTGGTCGAGTCGGCCCGCGCGGAAGATGTAACGGGGCTAAACCATGCACCGAAGCTGCGGCAGCAATACTATGTATTGTTGGGTAGGGGAGCGTTCTGTAAGCCTGCGAAGGTGTACTGTGAGGTATGCTGGAGGTATCAGAAGTGCGAATGCTGACATAAGTAACGATAATGCGGGTGAAAAACCCGCACGCCGGAAGACCAAGGGTTCCTGTCCAACGTTAATCGGGGCAGGGTGAGTCGACCCCTAAGGCGAGGCTGAAAAGCGTAGTCGATGGGAAACGGGTTAATATTCCCGTACTGGTGGTAACTGCGATGGGGGAACGGAGAAGGCTAGGTTGTCCGGGCGACGGTCGTCCCGGTTCAAGCATGTAGGCAGAGTGATTAGGCAAATCCGGTCACTTAATGCTGAGGTGTGATGACGAACCACTAAGGTGGTGAAGCAATTGATGCCCTGCTTCCAGGAAAAGCCTCTAAGCTTCAGGTTACCAACAATCGTACCCCAAACCGACACAGGTGGTCAGGTAGAGAATACTCAGGCGCTTGAGAGAACTCGGGTGAAGGAACTAGGCAAAATGGTGCCGTAACTTCGGGAGAAGGCACGCTGGCGGTAAGTGAAGTCCCTTGCGGACGGAGCCGAAGCCAGTCGAAGATACCAGCTGGCTGCAACTGTTTATTAAAAACACAGCACTGTGCAAACACGAAAGTGGACGTATACGGTGTGACGCCTGCCCGGTGCTGGAAGGTTAATTGATGGGGTTATCCTTAGGGAGAAGCTCTTGATCGAAGCCCCAGTAAACGGCGGCCGTAACTATAACGGTCCTAAGGTAGCGAAATTCCTTGTCGGGTAAGTTCCGACCTGCACGAATGGCGTAATGATGGCCAGGCTGTCTCCACCCGAGACTCAGTGAAATTGAACTCGCTGTGAAGATGCAGTGTACCCGCGGCAAGACGGAAAGACCCCGTGAACCTTTACTATAGCTTGACACTGAACATTGAGCCTTGATGTGTAGGATAGGTGGGAGACTATGAAATGTGGACGCCAGTCTGCATGGAGTCAACCTTGAAATACCACCCTTTAACGTTTGATGTTCTAACCTAGGTCCATAATCTGGATCGGGGACCGTGTCTGGTGGGTAGTTTGACTGGGGCGGTCTCCTCCTAAAGAGTAACGGAGGAGCACGAAGGTTGGCTAAGCATGGTCGGACATCATGCGGTTAGTGCAAAGGCATAAGCCAGCTTGACTGTGAGAGTGACGGCTCGAGCAGGTACGAAAGTAGGTCTTAGTGATCCGGTGGTTCTGAATGGAAGGGCCATCGCTCAACGGATAAAAGGTACTCCGGGGATAACAGGCTGATACCGCCCAAGAGTTCATATCGACGGCGGTGTTTGGCACCTCGATGTCGGCTCATCACATCCTGGGGCTGAAGTAGGTCCCAAGGGTATGGCTGTTCGCCATTTAAAGTGGTACGCGAGCTGGGTTTAGAACGTCGTGAGACAGTTCGGTCCCTATCTGCCGTGGGCGTTGGAAGATTGAGAGGGGTTGCTCCTAGTACGAGAGGACCGGAGTGAACGCACCACTGGTGTTCGGGTTGTCATGCCAATGGCATTGCCCGGTAGCTAAGTGCGGAAGAGATAACCGCTGAAAGCATCTAAGCGGGAAACTTGCCTCGAGATGAGTCTTCCCTGTCACCTTGAGTGACCTAAAGGAACGTTTAAGACTAAGACGTTGATAGGCTGGGTGTGTAAGCGTAGCGATACGTTGAGCTAACCAGTACTAATGAACCGTGAGGCTTAACCTGACAACACCGAAGGTGTTTTGTCTGAGAGACAAAAAGTAGATGAAGTAAGCTTGTTTAAGATTGAAATTGCTGGTTATGACGAGAAATCGGAGTAACGGGTGATTAAACAGAATTTGCTTGGCGGCCATAGCGCAGCGGTCCCACCTGATCCCATGCCGAACTCAGAAGTGAAACGTTGTAGCGCCGATGGTAGTGTGGGGTCTCCCCATGTGAGAGTAGGGAACTGCCAGGCATTAAATTTAGGCTGTGTCAGCCGGTGACAATAAGCCACTAGTGCTGATATGGCTCAGTTGGTAGAGCACACCCTTGGTAAGGGTGAGGTCCCCAGTTCGAATCTGGGTATCAGCACCAATAAAAAATTATTATAACTGCATAAGCAGACAGTTATAAATACAGAATTTGCTTGGCGGCCATAGCGCAACGGTCCCACCTGATCCCATGCCGAACTCAGAAGTGAAACGTTGTAGCGCCGATGGTAGTGTGGGGTCTCCCCATGTGAGAGTAGGGAACTGCCAGGCATTAAATAAGACGAGAAAGCCAACCCAATGGGTTGGCTTTTTTGCGTTTAAGACATTTAAAACACAAATATACTTTCTCTCCTCTAATCACTTATCACTTTGCTATCCTCAATGATGCTTGACTGTTAAACTAAGCTATCAGCTAAATGAGGTAGACTTTCATGAAAGAATCGGTTTCATTGCAAGCATTTAATACATTTGGTTTGAGAGTAAAAGCTCACCAAATAGAAACTGCAAATAATAAAGATGAGCTTTGTACATATTGGCAAAATGCCCATGAGAAGAGATTACCAACCCTTATTCTAGGTGGCGGTAGTAACGTGCTATTTACTGAAGATTTTAATGGTATTGTTATCCGTAACTGTATTGCTGGCATTGAAATTACTGAAGATGAGCAATATTGGTCTGTTCATGTTGGAGCTGGCGAGTGTTGGCATGCGCTTATTGAATATCTGTTAGAAAAAAATATCTATGGACTAGAAAATTTAGCGTTGATCCCAGGCAATGTTGGTTCTGCGCCAATACAAAATATTGGTGCTTATGGTAAAGAGCTGAAAGATGTTTGTGCCTATGTTGATATTGTTGAATTAAGTACAGGCAATATTAGTCGATTAACAAATGAAGAATGCGAGTTTGGTTATCGCGACAGTATTTTCAAACATCATTATCAGCAAGGCTTTGCTATTATTGCTGTCGGTTTACTACTAAGTAAAAAATGGGAACCTATTCTTACTTATGGTGATTTATCAAAATTATCATTAGAAACTGTTACACCAAAGGATGTATTCGAATCTGTATGCTTAATGAGAACGAGCAAGCTACCAGATCCAAAAATAACGGGTAATGCTGGAAGTTTTTTTAAAAACCCAATTGTTGATATTCGTATTGCACAACAATTAAAAACAGAATATCCATTTTGTCCTCAATATGTACAGCGAGATGGTGTGAAGATTGCGGCTGGTTGGCTGATTGATCAATGTGGTCTTAAAGGACATCAAATTGGTGGTGCGGCAGTTCACACTAAACAAGCACTGGTACTTATTAATAAAGAAGGCACCGCGACAGGTGAAGATATTGTGAACTTAGCCGCATATATTCGCCAGAAAGTCTCAGAACGCTTCGGTGTAAAATTAGAGCCAGAAGTTCGCTTTATTGGCCAATATGGCGAAATCAATGCTGTGGATGCTATTTCATGAAAGAAACACCAATTCCTTTATTATTAATTAAAATTCTTGCTGATGGGAATATTCATTCAGGAGAGCAATTAGGCGAAAGTTTAGGAATGACTCGAGCAGGCATTAATAAACATATTCAAACATTGCGTAGCTGGGGTATTGACGTTCAGACGGTTGCTGGAAAAGGGTACCAATTAGATGCGCCAATGAATTTATTGAATGCAGATATTGTGAATCAGAATATTAAAGGTGAGCCTGCTAGCGTTATTCCTGTTATAGATTCTACAAATCAGTATTTGATCCAACGTATTAGCGAATTAAAATCAGGTGATGTATGTATTGCTGAATACCAGTCTGCTGGACGAGGTAGAAGAGGTCGCCAATGGATCTCGCCTTTTGGTAGAAATTTATATTTGAGTATGTATTGGAAACTCGAGCAAGGGCCTGCTGCTGCAATAGGATTGAGTTTGGTTGTCGGCGTTATTATGGCTGAAGTATTGCAAAAACTTGGCGCAAATGGCGTTAAAGTAAAATGGCCTAACGATCTCTATTTAAATGATAAAAAGCTTTCAGGTATTCTTGTTGAATTAACAGGGAAGACGGGTGATGTTGCTCATATTGTAACGGGTATTGGCATCAATATTGCGATGAGTAAAAATCAAAATGAGGTTATCAACCAACAATGGATCAATTTAGAGCAAGTTGGTATTAAGATTGACAGAAATGAACTTGCTTGTGAAATTACTAATGCATTAAGAGAAGCATTTATCCAGTTTGAAAAACAAGGGTTGTCTGTTTTTATAGAACGCTGGAAAAGTTTAGATAACTTTATGGATAGACGTGTAAAACTGATTATTGGCGAAAAAGAAATCTTTGGTATCGCTAAAGGTATTAATGATCAAGGGGCTTTACTTTTAGAGCAAAATGGTAAAATTACACCTTATATAGGTGGTGAAATTTCACTAAGAAGTGCATCTTAATGTTTTGAATTGCGTCGAATGTCTGAAATTGAAAAAGCTTTCTCTAATCGGAAAGCTTTTTTGGTATTTATATTATTAAATCTATTTAGAACTAGAAGAAATCAGTGAATAATTGTTCAGTTTTATTTACGTAATCTAACATTGCTAATTGTATGATTATGGCCTTTGGTTAAGATCAAACTTGCTCTCTCTCTTGTTGGCAAGATGTTTTGTTTTAAGTTTAATCCATTAATTTCTTGCCAAATGGATGAGGCTATTTCTATAGATTCTTCTCTGCTTAATTTAGAATAATTATTAAAATACGATTCAGGATCAGTAAATGCCCCTTCTCTAAATTTCAAAAAGCGACTGATATACCAGTGTTTTAGTAATTCTTCTTCTGCATCAACATAAATAGAGAAATCTACATAATCTGATACAAAAACATTATGTGGATCATGCGGATAATCTTGATTGCTCTGTAATACATTCAATCCTTCAAGAATCAAAATATCAGGTTGCTCAATAACCTGTTTCTTATCAGGAATGATGTCATATACTAAATGAGAATAGACAGGCGCTGTCACTTGTTTCTTACCTGATTTTATATCAGAAACGAAAGAGACAAGGCTATGCATATCATAGGATTCAGGAAATCCTTTTTTCTTCATTATCCCGCGTTTTTTTAACTCTGCATTAGGTAAAAGAAAACCATCAGTAGTAATTAAATCTACTTTACGATGCTCTGGCCAACGCGTTAAAAGTGCTTGTAGCAAGCGAGCCGTTGTACTTTTACCAACAGCAACACTACCCGCGATACCAATAATATATGGAATTTTAGCGCTTCTTGTGCCAAGAAATTGCTCTAAGACGGCTTGACGGCGTAGGTTAGAGCTAATGTAAAAATTGAGTAATCTCGAAAGAGGAAGATAAATCTCAATAACATCATCAATGGAAATTTCTTCGTTAATTCCTTTTAAGTCTGCAATTTCTTTTTCTGTTAGCGTTAAAGGAACAGAGTCTCTTAACGTTGCCCAGTGCTTTCTGTCAAATTCTAAATAAGGGGTTATAAAGCGTTCTTTGTTATTCATAAGCCAACATCTGCCTAGTATTCGCAGGTTGGACAGGCTGTTTAAAACACCCGTATCCGATAAAAAATAAACAGCATCATAACGAGTCATGCTTCATTGGCGTAGATATTTTTAAAATTTTTCTACTTTTTTTGACGCGAACTGAATAAATTTGCAAAAAAAGTATAAAAAATAGACATGGAAATTATTTTTTAGCGTAGACTAGTGAGTGCGTAATTAATTTTTTTTCTAAAAATTTATTAAATGCAATAAATTTAGGGCTTGAAAGATAAATTAGAATTTGAATTTATCTTGAATTGTTGTTGTCATTTTGGTCGTTTTTTTCCTAAAAAATCAACAATTCAATCAAAACCGAACAAAATATAAGCAAAAGAACAAATATCGCAATTTTTTTGTTGCATCATGATGAAAGTCCTCCTAGAATGCGCACCACTTAGCCGGCATAGCTCAGTTGGTAGAGCAACTGACTTGTAATCAGTAGGTCCCGAGTTCGACTCTTGGTGCCGGCACCATTAAAATTTAGTTGGTGGGATACCCAAGCGGCCAAAGGGAGCAGACTGTAAATCTGCCGTCACAGACTTCGAAGGTTCGAATCCTTCTCCCACCACCATTAATTCCTTACTTAGGTGTTTTCAAATAGTAAACACTTGAGTAGAATACAAAGCTGATTTTAAGTCAGGTAGCCGAGTTCTGCGGGCATCGTATAATGGCTATTACCTCAGCCTTCCAAGCTGATGATGCGGGTTCGATTCCCGCTGCCCGCTCCAGATGTGCTGATATAGCTCAGTTGGTAGAGCGCACCCTTGGTAAGGGTGAGGTCGGCAGTTCGAATCTGCCTATCAGCACCACTCCTTCATGTTCTTGCCTCCCTGAATAAAATCTTAACAAGCAATAGCAAATCGCTAATTTACTTACTGCTTGGTTGATGTGGTGTAACCACCGATTCCGTGTCTTAGAGGGACAATTTAAATGTCTAAAGAAAAATTTGAACGTTCAAAACCGCACGTTAACGTTGGTACTATCGGCCACGTTGACCACGGTAAAACAACTCTGACTGCTGCAATCACTACAGTTTTAGCTAAAACTTACGGTGGTGCTGCTCGTGCATTCGATCAAATCGATAACGCACCAGAAGAAAAAGCTCGTGGTATCACCATCTCTACTTCACACGTAGAATACGATACTCCAACTCGTCACTACGCACACGTAGACTGCCCAGGTCACGCCGACTATGTTAAAAACATGATCACTGGTGCTGCGCAAATGGACGGAGCTATCCTGGTAGTTGCTGCGACTGATGGCCCAATGCCACAAACTCGTGAGCACATCCTGTTAGGTCGTCAGGTTGGTGTTCCTTACATCATCGTATTCCTGAACAAATGTGACATGGTAGATGATGAAGAGTTACTGGAATTAGTAGAAATGGAAGTTCGTGAACTTCTGTCTCAATACGATTTCCCAGGTGACGACACTCCAGTAATCCGTGGTTCAGCGCTGAAAGCACTGGAAGGCGAAGCTGAGTGGGAAGCAAAAATTGTTGAATTAGCAGAAGCACTGGATTCATACATCCCAGAACCAGAGCGTGCAATTGACAAACCATTCCTGTTACCAATCGAAGACGTATTCTCAATCTCAGGCCGTGGTACAGTAGTAACTGGTCGTGTTGAGCGTGGTGTTGTTAAAGTTGGTGAAGAAGTTGAAATCGTTGGTATCAAACCAACAGTTAAAACAACTTGTACTGGCGTTGAAATGTTCCGTAAATTACTTGACGAAGGTCGTGCAGGTGAGAACGTAGGTGTTCTGCTGCGTGGTACTAAACGTGAAGAAATCGAACGTGGACAAGTACTGGCTAAACCAGGTTCAATCAAGCCACACACTAAATTCGAATCAGAAGTTTATATTCTGAGCAAAGATGAAGGTGGTCGTCATACACCATTCTTCAAAGGCTACCGTCCACAGTTCTACTTCCGTACAACTGACGTAACTGGTACTATCGAATTACCAGAAGGCGTAGAAATGGTAATGCCAGGTGACAACATCAATATGATCGTTGATCTGATTCACCCAATCGCGATGGACGACGGTTTACGTTTCGCTATCCGTGAAGGTGGCCGTACAGTAGGTGCGGGCGTTGTTGCTAAAGTATTAGGTTAATCTCTAACCTACTTTAAGTTATAGAGAAAGGGCATCGTTGATGCCCTTTTTTATATTTAGAAATAGCGCTTTTTATCTTAGCTAAATCTAGTCCTCAACTTATTCTCTTATTATCATGTTAGTTTCTATATTAGATTAGAACATCTAAGTTAAATAGAAATTGAAATCATAATAGTTATCATTTACTATTCGATGCGTGAGTAGTTAATGAGGTTGCTATTATGTACGTTTGTCTCTGTCATGGTGTGAGTGATAAAAAAATTATCTCCACAGTACACAAACATCAAATCCACACTATTAATGAATTACGTAAGATCTTGCCCGTTGGCAGTTGTTGCGGTAAGTGTGTACGTCAAGCTCGTCAAATCATTGAAAGTGAGCAATCTGTCCTTTACCCTCAAATTTCTGAAGTTGCATAACAAATTTTAAATTTCCTTTCTCTCCACTTTGTATAAAAGGTCTACACTAAAAAGACTGGAAGCAAAGGAGCATAAAAATGAAAGGTGATAAAAAAATGATAGCCCACCTTAATAAATTATTAGGTGGTGAGCTTGTTGCAATTAATCAGTATTTCCTGCATGCCCGAATGTTCAAAAATTGGGGACTAACTCGTCTCAATGAAATGGAATACCATGAATCTATCGATGAAATGAAACATGCTGATAAATATATTGAGCGTATTTTATTTCTAGAGGGTCTTCCTAACTTACAAGATTTAGGCAAACTAAATATCGGTGAAGACGTTGAAGAGATGCTACGTTCTGATCTTGAATTAGAACTTGGTGGTGCCAAAGATTTACGTGAAGCAATAGCGTATGCTGATTCTATTCATGACTATGTGAGTCGAGATTTAATGTTAGAAATTTTAACTGATGAAGAAGGGCATATTGATTGGATTGAAACTCAGCTTGAGTTAATTGAACGTATGGGGCTTCAAAATTACTTACAAGCTCAGATTATTGAAGAATAGTCCTCAATAAAAAGGTATCAATTTTCTCTTATCGACAATATTTACAAATCCATTTAAAGCAAAGGGAATGAAGATTGCCTTTGCTTTTTTCATTTTTTAAATAATAAAACTTATTTTTATCGATGATTTTTTATTCTTGGCTTGATTTCATCACTCAGGCAAGTATAATGCGCAGGCTCACTGATTTAGTGGGGCTGATTAATCAGCTAATGCAGATTTTTTATTGCATTAAATATAATACTCCCAATTGGGGAGTTATATGCAGAACGATTACACTCTCTCATCAATCGAAATGGGTACGAGTAGTGATCATTTACGTTTATAAAAAATAGTTGGAGCTCTGGTCTCATGCAGAACCAAAGAATCCGTATCCGCCTGAAAGCTTTTGATCATCGTCTGATTGATCAATCAACTGCGGAAATCGTAGAGACTGCTAAGCGCACTGGTGCGCAAGTTCGTGGTCCAATCCCACTGCCGACTCGCAAAGAGCGTTTCACAGTGTTGATTTCTCCGCACGTTAATAAAGATGCGCGTGATCAGTATGAAATTCGCACTCACAAACGTCTGGTTGACATCGTTGAGCCAACCGAGAAAACCGTTGATGCTCTGATGCGTCTGGATCTGGCTGCCGGCGTAGACGTGCAGATCAGCCTAGGTTAATCAGGTCATCAAGCGATTGAGAGGTTGAAACAATGATTGGTTTAGTCGGTAAGAAAGTAGGAATGACTCGTATCTTCACTGAAGATGGCGTTTCAATCCCTGTAACCGTTATCGAAATTGAAAACAACCGTGTTACTCAGGTCAGAGATCTGGAGAAAGACGGTTATCGTGCCATTCAGGTGACTACTGGTAGCAAAAAAGCTAACCGTGTACTGAAACCTGAAGCAGGTCATTTTGCTAAAGCTGGTGTCGAAGCTGGCCGCTTACTACGTGAATTCCGTCTGAACGAAGGCGAAGAATACACTGTAGGTCAAAGCATTAGCGTAGAAATTTTCGCTGACGTTAAAAAAGTCGACGTTACTGGAACATCTAAAGGTAAAGGTTTTGCTGGTACTGTAAAGCGCTGGAACTTCCGTACTCAAGATGCTACCCACGGTAACTCCTTGTCTCACCGTGTTCCGGGTTCTATCGGTCAGAACCAGACTCCGGGTAAGGTGTTCAAAGGCAAGAAAATGGCAGGTCAACTGGGTAACGAACAAGTTACCGTTCAGAGCCTGGAAGTAGTACGTGTTGACGCTGAGCGCAACCTGCTGCTGGTCAAAGGTGCTGTTCCAGGTGCAACTGGCAGTGACCTGATCGTTAAACCAGCTGTCAAGGCGTAACGTCGAGGAGATAGGAATGGAATTGGTAATGAAAGACGCGCAAGGCGCGCTGACTGTTTCCGAAACTACCTTCGGGCGTGACTTTAACGAAGCGCTTGTGCACCAAGTAGTCGTTGCATACGCTGCTGGTGCTCGTCAAGGTACTCGTGCTCAGAAAACCCGTGCTGAAGTTTCTGGTTCAGGCAAAAAGCCTTGGAGACAGAAAGGTACAGGTCGTGCACGTTCAGGTTCAATCAAGAGCCCAATTTGGCGCTCTGGTGGTGTTAGCTTCGCAGCTAAACCACAGGACCACAGTCAAAAAGTAAACAAAAAGATGTACCGCGGTGCTCTGAAGAGCATTCTGTCTGAACTGGTACGTCAAGATCGTCTGATCGTCGTAGAGAAGTTCTCTGTTGAAGCGCCTAAAACTAAGCTTTTAGCACAGAAACTGAAAGATATGGCTCTGGAAGATGTTCTGATCATCACTGCTGATGTAGATGAGAATCTGTATTTAGCAGCGCGCAACTTATATAAAGTTGACGTACGTGATGCAGCAACAATCGACCCTGTTAGCTTAATCGCCTTCGACAAAGTCGTCATGACTGCTGACGCTGTGAAGCAAGTTGAGGAGATGCTGGCATGATCCGTGAAGAACGTCTGCTGAAAGTACTGCGCGCGCCGCATGTATCTGAAAAAGCTTCTATCGCGATGGAAAAATCAAACACCATCGTTCTCAAAGTTGCTAAAGACGCGACCAAAGCAGAGATTAAAGCAGCTGTACAAAAACTGTTTGAAGTCGAAGTTGAAAGTGTTAACACTCTGCTGATGAAAGGCAAAGTGAAACGTCACGGTCAGCGTATTGGTCGTCGTAGCGACTGGAAAAAAGCTTACGTCACCCTGAAGGAAGGCCAGAATCTGGACTTCGTCGGCGGCGCTGAGTAAGTCGGAGGAGTAAAGAACAATGGCAATTGTTAAATGTAAACCTAC
This genomic window contains:
- the rplW gene encoding 50S ribosomal protein L23, whose translation is MIREERLLKVLRAPHVSEKASIAMEKSNTIVLKVAKDATKAEIKAAVQKLFEVEVESVNTLLMKGKVKRHGQRIGRRSDWKKAYVTLKEGQNLDFVGGAE